One region of Alcanivorax sediminis genomic DNA includes:
- a CDS encoding RNA polymerase sigma factor → MPLAVEQQIQTVFAEQSRRVLATLIRLLGDFDLAEDALQEAFLAALRQWPEEGIPDKPRAWLVSAGRFKAIDQLRRRARYHEILQQQADALAAQAVVSMEEEQVGIEDDRLRLIFTCCHPGLAQEAQVALTLREVCGLTTEEIASAFLQKTPTVAQRIVRAKAKIRDAGIPYEVPEGEDLLSRLESVLQVIYLVFNEGYLSASADQPLRHDLGDEAIRLAELLNALLPEPQPEALGLLALMLLHHARRHTRLDAEGELVLLEEQDRSQWDREDIARADGLIRHSLSSQRFGPYTLQAAIAGIHAHAPSAQETDWQEIVGLYDLLHQHMPTPVVALNRAVAVAMRDGPEVGLKELERLMKAPALQQYHLAHAAVADMHRRLGNHQQAHRDYERALALTSQPAEQRFLRRRMAQLA, encoded by the coding sequence ATGCCTTTAGCCGTTGAACAGCAGATCCAGACCGTTTTCGCCGAGCAATCCCGGCGGGTGCTCGCCACCCTGATCCGATTACTGGGCGATTTCGATCTGGCTGAAGATGCCTTGCAGGAGGCGTTCCTAGCGGCCCTCAGGCAGTGGCCCGAGGAAGGCATTCCGGACAAGCCGCGTGCCTGGCTGGTTTCAGCTGGCCGCTTCAAGGCCATCGATCAATTACGCCGTCGCGCCCGTTACCATGAGATTCTTCAGCAACAGGCGGACGCGCTTGCGGCCCAGGCCGTGGTGAGCATGGAGGAGGAGCAGGTCGGCATCGAAGATGATCGCCTGCGCCTGATCTTTACCTGTTGCCACCCCGGGCTGGCTCAGGAAGCGCAGGTCGCCCTGACCTTGCGTGAGGTGTGTGGCCTTACCACCGAGGAGATCGCCAGCGCCTTCCTGCAGAAAACCCCCACCGTGGCTCAGCGTATTGTGCGCGCCAAGGCCAAGATTCGTGACGCCGGTATTCCTTATGAGGTGCCCGAGGGCGAAGACTTGTTGTCCCGTCTTGAGTCGGTGCTGCAGGTCATCTACCTGGTCTTCAATGAAGGCTACCTTTCTGCATCGGCGGATCAGCCGCTGCGTCATGATCTGGGTGATGAAGCGATTCGTTTGGCTGAACTGCTGAATGCGTTGTTACCGGAACCGCAACCGGAAGCGCTGGGGTTGCTGGCATTGATGCTGTTGCACCATGCCCGCCGTCATACTCGCCTGGATGCCGAGGGCGAGCTGGTTTTGCTGGAGGAGCAGGATCGTAGTCAGTGGGACCGCGAGGATATTGCACGCGCCGATGGTCTGATCCGTCACTCCCTTTCCAGCCAGCGCTTTGGCCCCTACACCCTGCAGGCCGCCATTGCCGGTATCCATGCCCATGCGCCGTCAGCGCAAGAAACAGACTGGCAGGAAATTGTCGGTCTCTATGATCTCCTGCATCAGCATATGCCCACCCCGGTGGTCGCCCTGAACCGGGCGGTGGCTGTGGCCATGCGTGATGGCCCGGAAGTCGGGTTAAAGGAGCTGGAACGATTGATGAAAGCGCCGGCATTGCAGCAATACCATCTGGCTCATGCCGCTGTGGCGGATATGCATCGGCGGCTGGGCAATCATCAGCAGGCTCACCGGGACTATGAGCGGGCCCTGGCCCTGACCAGCCAGCCCGCTGAGCAGCGGTTTCTGCGTCGGCGGATGGCACAGTTGGCCTGA
- a CDS encoding YciI family protein, which yields MKYLCLVYYSEAEMQKRGDDHWQSLNGECQACSQGLQEAGVMLDGSALQPVATATTVRVRDGQVSVTDGPFAETKEQLAGFYLIEARDLNDAIRVAGKIPPARYGSIEVRPVRDIYDASSDAVPYADALRS from the coding sequence ATGAAATATTTATGTCTGGTCTATTACAGCGAAGCGGAAATGCAGAAGCGCGGCGATGATCACTGGCAGTCGCTCAACGGTGAGTGTCAGGCCTGCAGCCAGGGGTTGCAGGAGGCGGGCGTGATGCTGGACGGTTCTGCACTGCAGCCCGTGGCGACGGCTACCACGGTGCGGGTTCGCGATGGCCAGGTCAGTGTGACCGATGGCCCCTTCGCGGAGACCAAGGAGCAGTTGGCCGGGTTCTATCTCATCGAAGCCCGGGATCTGAATGATGCAATCCGGGTGGCAGGCAAGATTCCGCCGGCCCGCTACGGCAGTATTGAGGTGCGTCCGGTGCGGGATATTTACGACGCTTCCTCCGATGCAGTGCCTTATGCCGATGCCCTGAGGTCCTGA
- a CDS encoding YybH family protein: protein MTRSVHQEKVIRDLTAGWVAAIGAQDGEAALAFYGPDIRSFDVILDQQVRGADDYRDHLARCMLLCNGEPVFEMYDLEVSVEGDLAVCHGMIHCGCEDENGEMKTGWMRGTLVWRCEEGRWQICHEHLSNPFDPCSGELIMEWRPQHQPQLLPRMEKAS, encoded by the coding sequence ATGACACGCTCAGTACATCAGGAAAAGGTCATTCGCGATTTGACTGCCGGTTGGGTGGCCGCGATTGGTGCGCAGGATGGTGAGGCCGCATTGGCCTTCTATGGTCCGGATATCCGTTCCTTCGACGTCATCCTGGACCAGCAGGTAAGGGGAGCGGACGATTATCGGGACCATCTGGCGCGATGCATGCTGTTATGTAACGGTGAGCCGGTATTCGAGATGTATGATCTGGAAGTCTCGGTAGAGGGCGACTTGGCGGTCTGCCACGGCATGATTCACTGTGGTTGTGAAGATGAAAATGGTGAGATGAAGACCGGCTGGATGCGCGGCACTTTGGTGTGGCGATGTGAAGAGGGCCGTTGGCAGATTTGCCATGAGCATCTGTCCAATCCTTTTGATCCCTGCAGTGGTGAATTGATCATGGAGTGGCGACCACAACATCAGCCTCAACTCCTGCCTCGGATGGAGAAAGCATCATGA